The Canis lupus dingo isolate Sandy chromosome 11, ASM325472v2, whole genome shotgun sequence genome includes a region encoding these proteins:
- the FAM205C gene encoding protein FAM205C: protein MKNIDGGQKPLAVSFTSFTTLWKRLHLSVCDPRNGHLMILPHSQCGSRRFCQEEADKPWELLCVMKSQGWLPKEGSVRWLLCADPSCPICNAVALEIQQLLSDQKCLTQSAAQSTSVSIQDIQGECLQRRKGYQVPDVSRDTGALSSSSEGTRTPVNQQDKRKSYPVCVLEKQEAAEAGLGNKVKHFPHWINPEVKGQRHKESILLCKDDMPKTMTKNIEKSSPLTKHPVRGAKMENKTEEGMTFFDAPQSLDNELNHNPFSPDAPSCCAFLTTAPSTVLS from the exons ATGAAGAATATAGATGGTGGACAGAAGCCCTTAGCTGTGTCATTTACTAGTTTTACCACCCTGTGGAAACGACTTCATCTCTCAGTCTGTGATCCACGAAATGGGCATCTCATGATCCTGCCTCACTCGCAGTGTGGTT CTAGGAGATTTTGTCAGGAAGAAGCTGATAAGCCGTGGGAGCTGCTCTGTGTCATGAAAAG CCAGGGCTGGCTTCCTAAGGAGGGAAGTGTGCGGTGGCTCCTGTGTGCAGATCCTTCCTGCCCCATCTGCAATGCTGTGGCTCTGGAGATTCAGCAGTTGCTGTCAG ATCAGAAATGCTTAACACAGTCAGCTGCCCAGTCGACCAGTGTCAGCATCCAAGATATCCAAGGTGAATGCCTCCAGCGAAGGAAGGGATATCAAGTGCCAGATGTGTCCAGGGATACAGGAGCTCTGTCTTCTTCAAGTGAGGGGACTAGGACTCCTGTGAATCAGCAGGACAAGAGGAAGAGCTACCCTGTATGTGTGCTGGAGAAACAAG AAGCTGCAGAAGCTGGCTTGGGTAATAAGGTGAAGCACTTTCCACACTGGATTAACCCCGAAGTGAAAGGTCAAAGGCATAAAGAATCCATTCTCCTCTGTAAGGATGACATGCCCAAAACCATGACAAAAAATATTGAGAAGAGTTCACCCCTCACCAAACACCCTGTGAGAGGAGCCAAGATGGAGAATAAAACAGAGGAGGGCATGACTTTCTTTGATGCTCCTCAGTCTCTCGACAATGAACTCAATCACAATCCCTTCAGTCCAGATGCTCCTAGTTGCTGTGCCTTCCTCACAACAGCTCCAAGCACTGTCCTCAGCTGA